One region of Vibrio zhugei genomic DNA includes:
- a CDS encoding tripartite tricarboxylate transporter permease, producing the protein MTDIFANLMDGFGVALQPYYLFLITFGGILGTIIGMLPGLGPATGVAVLLPMTFSMGPTASLITMTGVYIGAMFGGSRSSILINTPGDGSALAATFDGYPMAMKGRAESALAISAIASLIGGTIAAVLMTLLAEPVASFAIKFGPSEYFLLMVAALTMTISMSKGNMLKGFLSMCLGLAISTVGIDGQSGLQRFTFGNLELQTGIDFLVVIIGIYALGEVFKSFKSLSDGSQKVQTKFKRIWINKQDWQRSKWPILRSAPVGFIIGALPGAGGTMASLVCYNNEKQLSKRKEEFGQGAIEGLAAPESANNAASIGAMIPMLSLGVPGSGTTAVMMGALLMLGIQPGPLLFTQHPDTAWGLIASMFVANIILAFVNIPLAGVLVRLLAIPAQVLYPIVLGLAFVGCYAISTSVVDFYILTILGIAGVIMGRVNIPTAPMILAAIVGSQMEQSFRQAFRISDQDLGTFTQSGISQILLVVIACSVLFPMLSFFIHKKSPTSVHLQ; encoded by the coding sequence ATGACCGATATTTTTGCTAACTTAATGGATGGTTTTGGGGTCGCCCTGCAACCTTATTACCTGTTTTTAATCACCTTTGGCGGTATTCTCGGCACCATCATTGGGATGTTACCTGGCCTAGGTCCAGCAACCGGCGTCGCGGTGTTGTTACCCATGACTTTCTCCATGGGGCCAACAGCCTCGCTGATTACCATGACAGGCGTGTACATCGGTGCCATGTTTGGCGGGTCGCGCAGCTCTATTTTGATTAATACTCCTGGAGATGGCTCAGCACTGGCAGCCACCTTTGATGGTTATCCAATGGCCATGAAAGGACGAGCTGAATCCGCGCTCGCGATTTCAGCGATCGCTTCGTTGATTGGCGGCACAATTGCGGCCGTATTGATGACGTTACTTGCCGAACCCGTCGCAAGCTTTGCGATAAAATTTGGCCCATCTGAATATTTCCTATTGATGGTTGCCGCGCTGACCATGACGATTTCCATGTCAAAAGGCAACATGCTCAAGGGCTTTTTGTCGATGTGCTTAGGGCTGGCCATTTCCACTGTCGGCATTGACGGTCAATCGGGCTTGCAGCGCTTTACCTTCGGAAATCTCGAGTTGCAAACGGGCATCGATTTCTTAGTCGTCATTATTGGAATTTACGCGCTAGGCGAGGTATTTAAAAGCTTTAAAAGCTTATCCGATGGCAGTCAAAAAGTGCAAACCAAATTCAAACGGATCTGGATCAATAAGCAAGATTGGCAACGTTCTAAGTGGCCCATTTTACGCAGTGCGCCAGTAGGATTCATTATCGGTGCGTTGCCAGGCGCGGGCGGTACAATGGCGTCGCTGGTCTGTTATAACAATGAAAAACAGCTGTCTAAACGAAAAGAAGAGTTTGGCCAAGGGGCGATTGAAGGTCTGGCGGCACCAGAGTCGGCGAACAATGCCGCCTCAATTGGCGCGATGATCCCCATGCTATCCCTCGGTGTCCCCGGCTCTGGCACGACCGCCGTTATGATGGGCGCCCTATTGATGTTAGGTATTCAGCCTGGACCACTGCTGTTTACGCAACATCCAGACACGGCTTGGGGGTTAATTGCCAGTATGTTTGTGGCTAATATCATCCTTGCCTTTGTCAATATCCCTCTGGCTGGCGTATTAGTCCGCTTACTGGCCATCCCCGCTCAAGTGCTCTATCCCATTGTTCTCGGGCTGGCCTTTGTTGGCTGCTATGCCATTAGCACCTCTGTCGTGGATTTCTATATTCTGACAATCTTAGGGATTGCCGGCGTCATCATGGGCCGAGTGAACATTCCAACCGCGCCGATGATCTTAGCCGCGATTGTCGGCAGTCAAATGGAACAATCTTTTCGACAGGCCTTTCGCATCTCCGATCAGGATTTAGGGACGTTTACTCAATCTGGGATTTCTCAAATTTTGTTAGTCGTGATTGCCTGTTCAGTCTTGTTTCCAATGCTGAGCTTTTTCATACACAAAAAATCGCCAACATCCGTGCATTTACAGTGA
- a CDS encoding ATP-binding protein yields the protein MSPITFRSKIFFLLFGFVIVQLLVIVWYFDNTLYQSLKHQVGTRALIQAKEIASDPELIHYVEKNDSEATTALIQRLAKLSDASFIVVGNRHGIRLAHPNQDRIGNPMQGGDNAGVLKHGESYVTSREGSLGYGLRGKTPIFNSEHHIIGVVSVGYLLNRFDQWLDVYMQPLLTEILVVLILTLIASWVFSRHIQKQMNGMEPEQIALALNLQHSILRSVYEGVIALDAKGQFLAINDSARKVLGITHDMHYLKSRQLIEFVDSHEFFFRSPLEHNLHDEILVLNGHSFIANRIAIFEQQHLIGWVVSFRAKDEIYSLTSDLTQIKQYTDHLRVQRHEFSNRLATIAGLIQLGKVDEVQRLISTENTNKQQVLDFISQRIHLSQVAGLLLGKSFRAKELGLTLELDPTCQLYALNCPLSETELCAIVGNLIDNAFESVIKHSLNSPVVTVLLSDAGHDLVIEVTDNGQGLPSDDVDNIFKKGVTSKKDKDQHGLGLYLVNQYVQQAKGFITIDEADPQGCIFSVFIPNQPLTEQGSSKGHNYGQD from the coding sequence ATGAGCCCAATCACTTTTCGCAGTAAAATCTTCTTCTTATTGTTTGGCTTTGTCATCGTTCAACTGCTCGTCATTGTTTGGTATTTTGACAACACCCTTTATCAATCGCTCAAACACCAAGTGGGAACTCGCGCCTTAATTCAAGCCAAAGAAATTGCTTCCGATCCTGAACTCATTCACTACGTCGAAAAAAATGATAGCGAAGCCACCACCGCATTAATACAGCGGCTAGCGAAACTTTCCGATGCGAGCTTTATTGTGGTCGGAAACAGGCATGGCATTCGCTTGGCTCACCCCAACCAAGACAGAATTGGTAATCCAATGCAAGGCGGTGATAACGCGGGCGTGCTTAAACATGGAGAATCTTATGTGACCTCACGCGAAGGTAGCCTGGGTTATGGGCTACGCGGCAAAACCCCTATTTTTAATAGTGAGCACCACATTATCGGCGTTGTTTCCGTCGGCTATCTGCTCAACCGTTTTGATCAGTGGCTCGATGTCTATATGCAGCCATTACTGACTGAAATCCTCGTCGTCTTAATTCTGACTCTCATTGCCTCTTGGGTGTTTTCACGGCATATCCAAAAGCAAATGAACGGTATGGAGCCAGAACAAATTGCGCTAGCACTCAACCTTCAGCATTCTATTTTACGCTCCGTTTATGAAGGAGTGATCGCACTCGACGCCAAAGGACAATTTTTGGCCATCAATGACTCGGCACGGAAAGTATTGGGAATCACGCATGACATGCACTACCTAAAAAGCCGCCAGCTCATCGAGTTTGTCGACAGTCATGAGTTCTTTTTTCGCTCGCCTTTAGAACACAACTTACACGATGAAATACTGGTGCTAAACGGCCACAGTTTCATTGCAAATCGTATCGCTATTTTTGAGCAGCAACACTTAATTGGCTGGGTAGTGAGTTTTCGCGCCAAAGATGAAATCTATTCGTTAACATCGGATCTGACGCAAATAAAACAATACACCGATCATTTACGTGTGCAACGACATGAATTTTCAAATCGACTCGCCACCATTGCCGGCTTAATACAACTGGGGAAAGTGGACGAAGTACAAAGATTGATTTCGACGGAGAATACCAATAAACAGCAAGTACTCGATTTTATCTCCCAACGGATACACCTCTCGCAAGTGGCCGGGTTATTATTAGGCAAATCATTCCGGGCGAAGGAATTAGGCTTAACATTGGAGCTCGATCCCACCTGCCAACTTTACGCGTTGAACTGTCCTCTGAGTGAAACGGAACTCTGTGCTATCGTGGGCAATCTCATCGATAATGCCTTTGAAAGCGTCATCAAACATTCTCTGAACTCGCCAGTTGTGACCGTTCTACTTTCCGACGCGGGGCATGATTTGGTCATTGAAGTGACCGACAATGGGCAAGGATTGCCAAGCGATGATGTTGATAATATTTTCAAAAAAGGCGTCACCAGCAAAAAAGACAAAGACCAACACGGCCTTGGCCTTTACTTGGTCAATCAGTACGTCCAACAAGCCAAAGGCTTCATCACGATTGATGAGGCAGACCCACAAGGGTGTATTTTTTCGGTCTTCATTCCCAATCAACCACTCACAGAACAAGGAAGCTCAAAGGGGCACAATTATGGACAAGATTGA
- a CDS encoding response regulator, with the protein MMDKIDVLIIEDEINIAEIHSQMLKQTTRFRPVAIAETLKMAKVMVKVHQPKLIILDNYLPDGTGIDFFREMVADKSTSKIDVILITAADEISTVKDAMKLGCFDYLLKPVSYTRLQETLERYLSLNNAMNAYDNLEQRQIDNLFNIKLRDKPQQTLPKGIESITLDKIKRVFAQNIGRKFTALQLSEAVGIGKTTARRYLEYCAANGLLSAENEYGKVGRPERVYIKNH; encoded by the coding sequence ATTATGGACAAGATTGACGTTCTCATCATTGAAGACGAGATTAACATCGCTGAAATTCACAGCCAAATGCTCAAACAAACCACTCGTTTTCGCCCCGTGGCGATTGCCGAAACACTTAAAATGGCGAAGGTGATGGTGAAAGTCCACCAGCCCAAACTCATCATTCTTGATAATTATTTGCCCGATGGCACGGGTATTGATTTCTTTCGTGAAATGGTGGCCGATAAGTCGACCAGTAAAATTGATGTGATTTTGATCACCGCGGCTGACGAAATCAGTACCGTCAAAGACGCAATGAAGCTGGGCTGCTTTGATTACCTGCTCAAGCCTGTGTCCTACACCCGCTTACAAGAAACGTTAGAGCGGTACTTGTCGCTTAACAACGCGATGAATGCGTATGACAATTTAGAACAGCGCCAAATTGATAATTTGTTTAATATCAAATTGCGAGACAAGCCTCAGCAAACCTTACCCAAAGGCATCGAGAGCATTACATTGGACAAAATTAAACGTGTATTTGCTCAGAATATTGGCCGCAAATTTACCGCGTTGCAATTGAGTGAAGCTGTTGGTATTGGCAAAACCACCGCACGGCGGTATTTAGAGTATTGCGCCGCCAATGGGTTGCTCAGTGCGGAAAACGAATACGGTAAAGTTGGACGCCCTGAACGGGTTTATATCAAAAATCATTAG
- a CDS encoding cysteine hydrolase family protein has protein sequence MIGLKPAILVIDVQRALFDPHPQPFEAQPVIERINTVTQWARAQGYPVIFIQHDEPNTVIARHSEGWQLPTELTVTDNDHRIYKQTPDSFLRTDLHPLLEQLGITELIVCGYATEFCVDTTTRRAAGLGYPVTIVADAHTTHDKAHASADMIRQHHNASLPSIGSFGVTIKAVSTEQLVRHTAKAL, from the coding sequence ATGATAGGATTAAAACCTGCTATTTTAGTGATTGATGTACAACGCGCTCTGTTTGACCCTCACCCACAACCGTTTGAGGCGCAACCAGTGATTGAACGCATTAATACGGTGACTCAATGGGCACGAGCCCAAGGTTATCCGGTGATCTTTATCCAGCATGATGAGCCCAATACCGTCATCGCTCGCCATAGTGAAGGATGGCAGTTGCCAACGGAGCTAACGGTGACAGATAACGATCATCGCATATATAAACAAACGCCTGATTCGTTTTTACGTACCGATCTCCATCCATTACTTGAGCAGTTAGGCATCACCGAATTGATCGTATGTGGCTATGCGACCGAGTTTTGTGTTGATACCACCACGCGTCGCGCTGCGGGATTAGGTTACCCTGTCACTATTGTCGCGGATGCACACACCACTCATGATAAAGCCCACGCAAGTGCAGATATGATCCGCCAACACCATAATGCCTCATTACCAAGTATTGGCAGCTTTGGCGTGACGATCAAAGCCGTATCGACCGAACAACTGGTTCGTCATACCGCTAAGGCGCTCTAA
- the fecE gene encoding Fe(3+) dicitrate ABC transporter ATP-binding protein FecE has product MLETKNLQVSYGDTVIIDELNLTLPKGKITALIGPNGCGKSTLLKALARINKPNHGDVWLNGTPLHQYQDKQLAREMSLLPQVLVTPEGITVRRLVEYGRSPYLSHWGKLGHADHAMVDKAMTETGISELAQHSVDALSGGQRQRAWIAMVLAQDTNIVMLDEPTTYLDLSHQTELMKIMRAMNEQGKTVIVVLHDLNQACRYCDHLVVLKQGQLVTQGAPEQVFTEALLEEVFSLKAKVITDPIANTPMCIAY; this is encoded by the coding sequence ATGCTCGAAACAAAAAACCTGCAAGTGTCTTATGGTGATACGGTCATCATAGACGAGTTAAACCTCACGTTGCCAAAAGGGAAAATTACCGCGCTAATTGGCCCCAATGGGTGCGGCAAATCTACCTTGCTTAAAGCGCTCGCGAGGATCAATAAGCCGAACCATGGCGACGTCTGGCTCAATGGAACCCCGTTGCACCAGTATCAAGACAAGCAGTTAGCGCGTGAAATGTCGTTATTGCCACAGGTGCTTGTCACCCCTGAAGGGATTACGGTGCGGCGTTTAGTGGAGTATGGGCGTTCCCCTTATTTATCTCACTGGGGCAAACTGGGGCACGCCGATCATGCGATGGTGGACAAAGCCATGACAGAAACTGGCATCAGCGAGCTTGCTCAACATTCTGTTGACGCTTTATCTGGGGGACAACGGCAAAGAGCGTGGATTGCGATGGTGTTAGCGCAGGATACGAATATTGTGATGCTCGATGAACCGACGACTTACTTAGATTTGTCTCACCAAACGGAGTTAATGAAAATCATGCGTGCGATGAACGAGCAGGGTAAAACCGTCATTGTCGTATTGCATGATCTCAATCAGGCTTGTCGTTACTGCGATCATTTAGTGGTCTTAAAGCAAGGCCAGCTCGTCACCCAAGGCGCGCCAGAGCAGGTGTTTACGGAAGCGTTATTAGAGGAGGTATTCTCGTTAAAAGCGAAAGTCATTACCGATCCCATCGCCAATACGCCGATGTGTATTGCGTATTAG
- a CDS encoding iron chelate uptake ABC transporter family permease subunit, with protein MSHSAKLLSLCVCLIGVAIFSLMVGAASISVRQLIETLLSGGALDFVVNQYRLPRLCLAMGVGAGLGLSGMLVQGVIRNPLASPDLMGISSGAGLAATVLFVLFPDAPVYCLPMAALFGGIVAALVILLIGYQLQPTPAHLALIGIAISAFLASGIDFLMIVNPIEINTAMVWLTGSLWGRNWTQVPYIWVTLSVMLPVALWLAWRLDVIGLGEDSATSLGIEPKKVQLFALMSSVILASISVSVCGTISFVGLLAPHLARMLFGHNHKLLAPSAALLGALMVLLADTLARGIDPPLELPAGVLTSLIGAPYFIFLLQRYKGW; from the coding sequence ATGAGTCATTCAGCCAAATTATTGTCGTTATGTGTGTGTCTTATTGGTGTGGCGATCTTCAGTTTAATGGTCGGTGCGGCCTCGATTTCTGTTCGGCAACTGATAGAGACATTATTGTCGGGCGGAGCACTGGATTTCGTTGTCAACCAATATCGCTTACCACGGCTATGTCTCGCGATGGGGGTGGGCGCTGGATTGGGTTTATCAGGCATGTTAGTTCAAGGGGTGATTCGTAATCCTCTCGCATCGCCCGATTTAATGGGGATCAGTTCTGGAGCCGGGTTGGCTGCGACGGTGTTGTTCGTGCTTTTTCCCGATGCCCCAGTGTATTGCTTACCGATGGCGGCTTTGTTTGGCGGCATCGTCGCGGCATTGGTCATCTTGTTGATTGGCTATCAGTTACAGCCCACGCCAGCGCACTTAGCGCTGATCGGGATTGCCATCAGTGCTTTCCTTGCCAGTGGGATCGATTTTTTGATGATCGTCAATCCCATTGAAATCAATACCGCGATGGTTTGGCTGACCGGCAGTTTATGGGGAAGAAACTGGACTCAAGTGCCGTATATTTGGGTGACGCTGAGTGTGATGTTACCTGTTGCGCTGTGGTTAGCGTGGCGTCTTGATGTGATCGGACTAGGCGAAGACAGTGCCACATCGCTTGGCATTGAACCAAAGAAAGTACAGTTATTCGCGCTGATGAGTTCTGTGATATTGGCGAGCATCAGTGTGTCTGTGTGTGGCACCATTAGTTTTGTCGGATTGCTTGCTCCGCATTTGGCCAGAATGCTGTTTGGTCATAATCATAAATTACTGGCACCGAGTGCTGCGTTACTGGGTGCTCTGATGGTGTTGCTGGCGGATACATTGGCTCGAGGGATTGATCCACCGTTGGAATTACCCGCCGGTGTTCTGACCTCCTTGATTGGCGCGCCGTATTTTATTTTTCTTTTGCAACGTTATAAGGGGTGGTAA
- a CDS encoding FecCD family ABC transporter permease has product MRTSAPRPVICLILIVFISLGSVFSLLSWSSFPLTLTSLTGYLFTFDPMNMEQQILASIRVPRLLGGLLIGANLAIAGALMQGLSRNALASPSVLGINAGAACFMALANIGAPFLSDLPSVLVASIGGVISGGLVMILGGFFAVRPHPLKLVLAGIAVGALLTGVTRAAVILADDKAYSVMSWLAGSLSSIGWPQWHMLWPASLAGLMVSAYVATSLNLLSLGNEVATSLGLNIKRTSLLTCVAVVLLTASSVAVAGSIGFVGLLIPHIAKRLVGTNFLILLPTSALLGAGLLAWTDGVSRAIAFPAETPVGVLTALIGTPCFVLLAIKRKA; this is encoded by the coding sequence ATGCGAACATCTGCGCCGCGACCTGTCATCTGCTTGATTCTTATTGTCTTTATCTCTCTTGGTAGTGTGTTTTCGTTACTGTCTTGGTCGAGTTTTCCGCTGACGTTGACGAGCTTAACGGGCTATTTATTTACCTTTGATCCGATGAATATGGAGCAGCAGATTCTTGCGTCGATTCGCGTGCCAAGGTTGCTCGGTGGGTTGCTCATCGGCGCCAACTTGGCCATTGCCGGCGCATTAATGCAGGGATTGAGTCGCAATGCGTTGGCATCGCCGTCAGTGTTAGGTATTAATGCCGGAGCCGCCTGTTTTATGGCGCTGGCCAATATCGGCGCGCCATTTTTAAGCGACTTACCCAGTGTGTTGGTGGCCTCGATAGGCGGTGTTATCAGTGGCGGCTTGGTGATGATATTAGGGGGCTTCTTTGCGGTGCGTCCACATCCACTCAAATTGGTGTTGGCGGGGATTGCTGTCGGCGCTTTATTGACGGGGGTTACTCGCGCTGCCGTGATTTTAGCGGACGATAAAGCCTACAGTGTCATGAGTTGGCTGGCGGGCTCGTTGTCGTCTATCGGATGGCCGCAGTGGCATATGCTTTGGCCTGCCAGTCTTGCTGGATTGATGGTATCCGCTTATGTAGCGACTTCTCTCAACCTCTTGTCTTTAGGCAATGAGGTCGCGACCAGTTTGGGCCTTAACATTAAGCGAACCAGCTTATTGACTTGTGTTGCCGTTGTCTTACTGACCGCATCGAGTGTGGCTGTTGCGGGATCGATTGGATTCGTCGGCCTGCTTATTCCGCATATCGCGAAGCGACTGGTGGGGACGAATTTTTTGATACTACTGCCAACAAGTGCGCTGTTAGGGGCCGGTCTGCTTGCTTGGACGGATGGCGTTTCACGAGCGATTGCTTTTCCTGCGGAAACCCCGGTTGGCGTGCTAACAGCATTGATCGGAACCCCTTGTTTTGTGTTGCTCGCGATTAAGAGGAAAGCATGA
- a CDS encoding TonB-dependent siderophore receptor, giving the protein MKLTINALAQSLILALGINHYAIASDSPQDSPNADDTIVIVGQQNSYLNPRVSTATKTDIDPLDTPNTVNIINQQFLKDIRATSLADAYGYTTGLTRSGVNADSFTLRGMPADLNTIQVNGLPGLASRFGSPTTANIERVEILKGPASIMYGQVQPGGMINIITKKPQEEAAINYDIATRTYDTGVSGFGDDNGLTGTIDATGPLNSSKTWLYRMIISGKDADSYRNDVDQHNYYLFPTLTYRPSEITELTFGLELESEQRVADNGIAALNNDIHQVAPIDTHYQSADDTDEDKGTAAFASFKTALIDDFDLTIDWRSVWHEDTRDLYETKDINDVTQTVSVRDRDQVNKREYHYLDVRTTGSVWTGNIEHQVLIGTNLGFEKKDFLRETYATTKIDFLNPQDPTGRNQKKYKQDHRITEYTNYGLYAQDTMYLNPSWTLMGGLRYTRQDVDFDYVSKSSSDTQTTDALVSQAGIVYKVLEGTSLYASYGESFNPNSVEKKDSHDKAFDPEKGRQYEVGTKTNIINEKTNLTVAYFDIKKSNVVDKNDAGNYQLLGEIRSKGIETEMLALPIDNWQIKLGYAYVDSQVAENPDPSIQGNRTPMTAYHDAYFWTKYNFPYEIAGGVVGTTLGANYESARYTSEDPSDRVKLPSYVTVDIGVHYDIDQYRASLNVGNLFDKEYYVGGKDSHRLYTGAPRTITLSFSGTF; this is encoded by the coding sequence ATGAAATTAACCATTAACGCCCTAGCCCAAAGCCTCATTTTAGCCCTTGGCATCAATCATTACGCGATCGCAAGCGACTCGCCTCAGGACTCCCCCAACGCTGATGATACGATCGTCATCGTTGGCCAACAGAATTCGTATCTTAACCCGCGAGTCAGTACCGCCACCAAAACCGATATCGACCCGTTAGATACCCCCAACACGGTTAATATTATTAACCAACAGTTTCTTAAGGATATCCGTGCCACTTCGCTGGCTGATGCCTACGGCTATACCACGGGGCTGACGCGTTCTGGAGTCAATGCGGATAGTTTTACCTTGCGTGGGATGCCTGCCGATCTCAATACAATTCAAGTCAATGGCTTACCCGGCCTAGCCTCGCGATTTGGGTCGCCGACGACCGCCAACATCGAACGGGTGGAAATTTTAAAGGGTCCTGCCTCGATTATGTATGGTCAGGTTCAGCCTGGCGGCATGATTAATATCATCACGAAAAAGCCGCAGGAGGAAGCGGCCATCAATTATGATATTGCAACTCGCACGTACGATACTGGTGTGAGTGGTTTTGGTGACGACAACGGATTGACGGGCACCATTGATGCAACCGGGCCGCTAAACTCAAGTAAAACATGGCTGTATCGCATGATCATCAGTGGCAAAGACGCCGATTCTTATCGTAACGATGTTGATCAGCACAATTACTACCTGTTTCCAACCTTGACCTATCGACCGTCTGAAATCACAGAATTGACGTTTGGATTAGAGCTGGAATCAGAGCAACGGGTGGCCGACAACGGTATTGCGGCCCTCAATAATGATATCCATCAAGTTGCCCCCATCGATACTCACTATCAGTCAGCGGATGATACCGATGAAGACAAAGGCACGGCAGCCTTTGCTAGCTTTAAGACCGCATTAATCGATGATTTTGACCTCACCATCGATTGGCGTAGCGTATGGCACGAAGATACGCGCGACTTGTATGAAACCAAAGACATTAACGATGTCACACAAACCGTCAGTGTACGAGACCGTGACCAAGTTAATAAGCGCGAATACCACTACCTTGATGTGCGTACTACAGGTAGCGTGTGGACAGGAAACATTGAGCACCAAGTATTGATTGGCACCAACCTCGGCTTTGAGAAAAAAGATTTCCTTCGCGAAACCTATGCAACCACCAAGATCGACTTCCTCAACCCACAAGATCCGACAGGACGAAACCAAAAGAAATACAAACAAGATCACCGCATCACGGAATACACCAACTACGGTCTATACGCGCAAGATACTATGTATCTCAATCCTTCTTGGACGCTGATGGGCGGCTTGCGTTATACCCGACAAGATGTCGACTTTGATTATGTCAGTAAATCGTCTTCCGATACCCAAACCACCGATGCCTTAGTGTCTCAAGCCGGTATCGTCTATAAAGTGCTCGAAGGGACATCTTTATACGCCAGCTATGGTGAAAGCTTTAATCCAAACAGTGTCGAGAAAAAAGACAGCCATGACAAGGCGTTTGATCCTGAAAAAGGTCGCCAATATGAGGTCGGTACCAAGACCAATATTATTAATGAAAAAACCAACCTCACCGTCGCTTACTTTGATATTAAAAAATCCAACGTCGTCGATAAAAATGATGCGGGTAATTATCAATTACTCGGGGAAATCCGCAGTAAAGGGATCGAGACCGAAATGCTTGCCTTGCCTATCGACAATTGGCAAATCAAACTCGGTTATGCCTATGTCGATTCGCAAGTGGCAGAAAATCCCGATCCATCGATTCAAGGTAACCGAACGCCGATGACGGCGTATCACGACGCGTATTTTTGGACTAAGTATAATTTCCCCTATGAAATCGCCGGAGGTGTGGTTGGAACAACCTTAGGAGCCAATTACGAAAGTGCGCGTTACACCAGCGAAGACCCGAGCGATCGCGTAAAACTGCCTTCTTACGTCACAGTGGACATCGGCGTGCACTACGATATCGATCAATATCGCGCCTCTCTCAATGTAGGCAACCTCTTTGATAAAGAATATTACGTTGGCGGAAAAGACAGTCACCGCCTATATACCGGTGCCCCACGGACAATTACATTGAGCTTTTCAGGTACATTTTAA
- a CDS encoding Fe(3+) dicitrate ABC transporter substrate-binding protein translates to MNYRRWIKNAVFALCLCTAQTALAGHTLEAVKHLDAPRVIALEYSFVDALAAIGVSPVGVADDGDPTRIIPQVRQLIQPWTSVGMRSQPNLEIIAQLKPDLIIADAYRHKMSLHDLSQIAPTLLLKSRGETYQESLEAAQHIGKVLGKESQMRQRLAQHRALMARYQGQFAHQGTVQFANVNDRGMWMHGPKSFTGSLLGYLGLKPALPHLQDSHLLEANLETLLKVNPDWLFYSKNTPQTVLDRWQNNPLYPLLNISKHNQARQVSARLWSLNRGMLAAEGIAKQLEAFFSSTQAASHR, encoded by the coding sequence ATGAATTATCGTCGTTGGATTAAAAACGCGGTGTTTGCGCTGTGCTTATGCACGGCGCAAACCGCTCTCGCCGGCCATACGTTAGAAGCCGTCAAACATCTCGATGCGCCGCGCGTTATTGCACTAGAGTATTCTTTTGTTGACGCACTCGCCGCCATTGGTGTTTCTCCTGTAGGAGTCGCCGACGATGGTGACCCAACACGCATCATTCCTCAGGTAAGACAGCTCATCCAGCCATGGACATCGGTCGGGATGCGCTCTCAACCCAATCTGGAGATCATCGCGCAGCTCAAGCCAGATTTAATCATTGCGGACGCGTATCGGCATAAAATGAGTCTGCATGACCTCTCGCAGATAGCCCCGACCCTCTTGCTAAAAAGCCGTGGGGAAACCTATCAAGAAAGCTTAGAGGCAGCGCAGCACATCGGCAAAGTGCTGGGGAAAGAATCGCAAATGCGCCAGCGTCTTGCTCAACATCGCGCACTGATGGCACGTTATCAAGGCCAGTTTGCCCATCAAGGAACGGTTCAATTTGCCAACGTGAATGATCGTGGTATGTGGATGCATGGCCCAAAATCGTTTACTGGTAGCTTACTTGGCTACCTCGGTCTCAAGCCAGCACTGCCGCATCTGCAAGACAGTCACTTGTTGGAGGCAAACTTGGAGACACTGCTAAAGGTCAATCCCGATTGGCTATTTTACAGTAAAAACACACCTCAGACGGTCTTAGACCGCTGGCAAAACAATCCGTTATACCCACTACTCAACATCAGCAAACATAACCAAGCTAGGCAGGTGTCAGCACGGCTGTGGTCACTCAATCGTGGTATGCTCGCCGCCGAAGGCATTGCCAAACAATTAGAGGCCTTTTTCTCCAGCACCCAAGCTGCGAGCCATCGTTAA